The sequence TTTTTTCTTGGTAATTTTCTTCTTGTCGCCCTTGATTTCCACTTCATCTTCAATTGGGACAAGGACGCGGAAAATCTCGTTCTCCATAGCCATGGAGTGCACTTTCTTTTCCAGGTTGGTCTTTACTTTGTTTTCATAACCGGAGTATGTGTGGATTACGTACCAATTTCTTTCGGATTCCATCGCCATAAGGGACGCCGAAGCGTCATCAACCCCCTCAGCTTGCGCGCTCTAATGGATAAAGGATCTTAAAAGTATGCTAAGCCCACCGTCAATAACCCATATCAAAGCGGAAACCAGGACCACAGAAACAAAAACTACAGCAGTATAGGCAAGCAGTTCCTGTCGCGTGGGCCAGGATACTTTTTTCATTTCGGCTCTAACTTCACGCACAAAACGTTTCACTTTCGAGGTGCTGTTTTGAAGCGCCATTTCTTGTCCAGGCATTTTCTCACATCCTCGTTATCATGTAGACTTAAAAAATGCCGCTTTTCGGATTTTTGCCAGTTAAGACTTTTTTTCCGAAAAACACTCTATTTTCCTAAAAAT comes from Acetonema longum DSM 6540 and encodes:
- the secE gene encoding preprotein translocase subunit SecE, which produces MPGQEMALQNSTSKVKRFVREVRAEMKKVSWPTRQELLAYTAVVFVSVVLVSALIWVIDGGLSILLRSFIH